The genomic region GCGGATACACCTCGTTGATGGCGTCCGGGAAGCCCTTCAGGCCATCAACGCAGGAGATGAGGATATCGTTCAGACCGCGGTTTTTCAGCTCCGCCAGCACGTTCAACCAGAACTCCACGCTTTCATTTTCAGCCAGCCACATACCCGGTGCCAGGAACACGGATTTGTTGATGATGCGGCTGTCCTGCCGGACTTTCAGGACGATACAGCCAGCATAAACAATGGGACAGACCGCATCCAGTGGACGATTTTGCTATTCCACAACCAGCTCTATGGTGGCATCGGTGCCCTTTGAGATCCGCGCCGGTGAGACATCCGCGTCATAAAGTTCTTTGAACGCGGCAGCGATCTCACGGGTGGTCATGCCTTTGGCGTACAACGACAGAATTTGGTTATCCATCCCGGTGATGCAGGTCTGGTTTTTTCTTCACCAGTAATGGTTCGAAGGTGGTTTCGCGATCATGAGGAGTACGCAGCTCCGGTGGGCCATCAACACTCTGTCGAGTAGCAGTTGCGGGGATTGGAACCCGATTTAGCCTGATTTTTATCGTAGCCCGGATGGTGGGGCATTTCGGTGTTGAGAGCCGCCTCTGCGCTGATTTTTTCAGCAGGTGATCGAACTGACTGAGATCGTCAGGGTTTTGAGATTTCTGGCCAGTTCGTTGGTCAGAGCCTGCACTGTTTTTTGTCCATAAATTAACCTGTTTTTGATGTTGGATTGAACATATCAAAATCAGGCAATGACACAAATTTATGTACAGGCTCTTCCGTTGCTCCCCAAACCCCTGTATCAGTTTTCTTTGATTTGTAAGGGAATGAATTTACATTCAGTAGCAGATTTTATACACTCATAACCCTGTATTCCTATTGCACCGCTTTCTTTACGCCAGTAAGGTTGCTTTTTTATGGACACAATCAATGTTTTTAACCCACTCTCTTCACCATTCTTGTGATACTCCAGATCAACGACGTCACTTCCTTCTCTTAATTTATAAGTGCAATTCGTTAGCGTTCCTTCTGTTCTCTTATCATTTTCAGAAAAATATTCAGCAATAGAAAACTTTTCAATTTCACCTTGTTTGTGCGGTCGGGAAACCCAGCGTCCCTCCCACCCCTTATGTGTCTCTTTAGCCTCATATCTGCTGCTAACATATTTTACGCTTTCTGGGGCAGGGCAACTCATTTCCTCAGTATTGTTAGCTATTACACTGGATGAGAAACCTAATATCGATAACATCAAACTGACTTTTTTAATATTATTCATTACATTCTCCTTTAGGGGGCTGAAGCCCAACCGTACGAAAACGTACACCAAGTACGTTTTTTAACCAATTCGGTATTTTGTTGCCCTTTACGGTTTTTTATCATCAAATGCCGTGATACTTAATAGAAATATAATTCCCTCTAATAAAAATTGTTTACAGAGGCAACCCAGCAGCCAGCATTTCCCCGGCAAGTTCATTTGTGCGCTGAGAGTTCAGGGTGCCTCGCATCAGCTGTATGATTTCAGATAGACGGGCATCAAATTGTGCGCACAGTGCGCGGCTATCATAGCCATTGCGGGTCAGCTGAGGTTTGAGGTCATCCATCCGGCGGGACATCACCGTCTCCACCGTCGTGGCGTCAACCGGCTTTACGCCCATCTCAAACCCGGCCTCAAAAACCCGCACCAGATGACGCCCAATCTGAAGAGGGGTCTTCAGGCAGGGGCAAGCAGGTTCACAGCATCCTCTGTGATCACATCGCCGACGTTTGCTCCCTCCGGGAGCACGCCCTGCATCACCCAGTCGATATAGTCCCGTTGACGATCCCTGAGGCCGCCAAACTCAAACACTGTTATCCGGTCACCCACTTCCTCCATGTAGGGGCGTCGTGAACAGGGCAGTCGGCC from Erwinia tracheiphila harbors:
- a CDS encoding DUF3757 domain-containing protein, encoding MNNIKKVSLMLSILGFSSSVIANNTEEMSCPAPESVKYVSSRYEAKETHKGWEGRWVSRPHKQGEIEKFSIAEYFSENDKRTEGTLTNCTYKLREGSDVVDLEYHKNGEESGLKTLIVSIKKQPYWRKESGAIGIQGYECIKSATECKFIPLQIKEN